In one Magallana gigas chromosome 7, xbMagGiga1.1, whole genome shotgun sequence genomic region, the following are encoded:
- the LOC117684622 gene encoding cytochrome c oxidase assembly factor 7, translating to MSRGNSEYDLRDENQVKEYLKNVLVEYQFSCFKEKDPTGCHRLGYFHGYVDKDKPDSIDNAKRVFKMNCEENKFGQSCDSLAAIYLNEKKYVFQKEARDDILKYFQNACEYGYYTACKNVGVLMLEKHVLWEDYHDTKKGREYLDLACEKKNVGACYILQRLLSKRAPERALGYAVRGCELDDIKSCQTAYQMYLKGIGIEKDSEKAQFYKERMEYIFRNHIATKPDESVRVTM from the exons ATGTCTCGAGGAAACTCAGAATATGACCTACGAGATGAAAACCAAGTGAAAGAGTACTTAAAGAATGTCTTGGTTGAATATCAGTTTAGTTGTTTTAAAGAGAAAGACCCTACAG GATGTCACAGATTAGGATACTTCCATGGTTATGTCGACAAGGATAAACCTGACTCTATCGATAATGCAAAACGAGTATTCAAAATGAACTGTGAGGAAAACAAGTTCGGACAAAGCTGTGATTCCTTGGCTGCTATTTACcttaatgaaaaaaagt ATGTATTTCAAAAAGAAGCACGAGATGACATcctcaaatattttcaaaatgcctGTGAGTATGGATATTACACAGCTTGTAAAAACGTAGGAGTTTTGATGCTGGAAAAGCATGTTCTATGGGAAGACTATCATGACACCAAAAAAGGAAGAGAATATCTCGATCTGGCGTGTGAAAAGAAAAACGTAGGCGCTTGTTACATTCTTCAAAGACTTTTAAGCAAGAGAGCTCCGGAAAGGGCTTTAGGTTATGCAGTGAGAGGCTGCGAGTTAGACGATATCAAATCTTGTCAAACTGCTTACCAGATGTACCTCAAAGGCATTGGAATAGAGAAAGACTCGGAAAAAGctcaattttacaaagaaagaaTGGAATACATTTTCAGAAACCATATTGCTACAAAGCCCGATGAGTCTGTAAGAGTGACTATGTAA
- the LOC105329449 gene encoding cilia- and flagella-associated protein 57 produces the protein MSIAVAMARHIFGLKQGVSGNICYHDEQTIVYPAGANCILFNIDQKSQKFIAGTPGSEGMTALTVSPNRRYVAIAEKGEKPVITIYDLHSLRKRKVLSSSEFVKSNEYVSLAFSPDSKYLVAQSGKPDYTLLYWTWEKSKVMAVQKTSNPNTNAPVYQVSFNPQDNTQLCVVGNGIFKHFRYHEGALKPFLNFQKMEAHNYLCHAWVSDERVVVGTDTGHLFLFEQGEAKNEFNPVQHKDEKKTGDEDADSLATIIPQVTAIVAYSKGFACACGPGTVHLYEKTDDKEYFKKTREIKIPPDSNSADPTSAQKQIITCLTVSPSEETLVASTNHSQLYYITLPSADLGRSDGDQIYFETLAQSFHNGQVLGLDVCIRKPLIATCSSDKSVRIWNYETCNLELYREFPEEALSIALHPSGLYILVGFSDKLRLMNLLIDDIRTFKEFPMRTCKECAFSNGGHLFAAVTSNIIQIFSTTTFESVSNLKGHSGRVKAITWFPDDSKIVSCGMDGAVYEWDPYSGKRTGDCVLKSCSYYGVATSPDGKNTFAVGSDKTLKEITLAEANILRQVETQETILSSIAMSHSGRMLFCGTTKGTLWSMKFPLNVPGEWTEHQGHGAAITKMKISYDDQYLITVAEDASIILWKIQDKDGRGLKRDKDFGWAEEILITKSDLEEKNTMMADLKTRVEELKSENEYQLRLKDMSYNDKIKELTEKFIQEMEALKTKNQVLKTEKDKEEMKHEEEMQEIMEKHAKETQDMESANNQKLMLEYEKFQEMQSKMMKMQEEYERQLIEKEESKQRDMERQTEYYETKLQEMTAKLEQANDESREQNKEYEETKKQIEEDSDREILDIKNNYEIQLRREREENIKLKGETGIMKKKFISQQREIDDHKEEINRFKSEVSKLNGEKEKMKKDIQGLRKEIVERDDTIQDKEKRIYDLKKKNQELEKFKFVLDYKIKELKKQIEPRENDIKQMKDQIQEMESELERFHKQNTQLELSIKELTQKLKATDKEMHLEREKVHDIKAKLKQFKTDLHNCVGYIQDPKMLKETIKALYAKHVRDDITESASVDADIQKEYSRQREHLERSVASLRKKLAKDSEIHRADNVRIMQENVSLIKEINDLRRELKIARTQIHDLEAALGMHSKKNKNDTAAVAAFSSKGPSALMQSEMEEKNKIIDMQKLEIKRLRMEITDIEMGSRPPSSQRLPPVQPAIESVG, from the exons ATGTCGATTGCCGTAGCAATGGCTAGGCACATCTTTGGCCTAAAGCAAGGTGTGTCTGGCAACATTTGCTACCATGATGAACAAACCATTGTGTATCCTGCTGGAGCCAACTGTATTCTGTTCAACATCGATCAGAAATCTCAGAAGTTTATCGCTGGAACGCCAGGGAGCGAAGGAATGACAGCTCTGACTGTTAGTCCCAATCGCAGATATGTTGCTATTGCAGAAAAGGGAGAGAAACCTGTCATTACTATCTATGATCTTCACAGCCTGCGTAAGAGGAAGGTTTTGAGCTCTTCAGAGTTTGTGAAATCCAATGAGTATGTCAGCCTGGCTTTTTCACCAGATTCCAAATATCTGGTGGCACAGAGTGGAAAGCCGGATTACACTCTTCTCTACTGGACATGGGAGAAAAGCAAAGTTATGGCTGTCCAGAAGACATCCAACCCGAATACAAATGCTCCAGTGTACCAA GTTAGCTTTAACCCTCAAGATAACACTCAACTTTGCGTTGTCGGAAATGGAATTTTCAAGCACTTCAGGTACCATGAGGGTGCTTTGAAGCCATTCCTAAACTTCCAGAAAATGGAAGCACACAACTACTTGTGTCATGCCTGGGTGTCCGATGAGAGAGTTGTTGTTGGCACAGACACTGGCCACTTGTTCCTATTTGAACAGGGAGAAGCTAAGAATGAGTTTAACCCTGTACAACATAAAGATGAAAA GAAAACTGGGGACGAGGATGCAGATTCTCTGGCTACCATTATTCCACAAGTAACTGCCATTGTGGCCTACTCCAAGGGATTTGCATGTGCCTGTGGACCTGGAACTGTTCATCTTTATGAGAAAACAGATGATAAAGAGTATTTCAAGAAAACAAGAGAAATTAAG ATTCCACCTGACAGTAACAGTGCTGATCCCACCAGTGCCCAAAAGCAGATCATTACCTGTCTGACAGTCAGTCCGTCCGAAGAGACACTGGTCGCTAGTACAAATCACAGCCAGCTCTATTACATTACACTCCCAAGTGCTGATCTAGGCAGG AGTGATGGAGACCAGATTTACTTTGAGACCTTGGCTCAGTCATTCCACAATGGACAGGTCCTAGGATTAGATGTCTGCATCAGGAAACCCCTAATTGCCACCTGCTCATCAGACAAGTCTGTCAGAATCTGGAACTATGAAACCTG CAATCTGGAGCTATACAGAGAATTTCCAGAAGAGGCTTTGAGTATTGCTCTTCACCCATCTGGATTATACATCCTGGTTGGATTCAGCGACAAACTCCGCTTGATGAACCTATTGATAGATGACATCAGAACATTCAAAGAATTCCCCATGCGCACATGCAAAGAG TGTGCATTCAGCAATGGAGGACATCTCTTTGCAGCTGTTACAAGCAATATCATTCAAATTTTCTCTACCACCACCTTTGAAAGTGTCTCCAACCTAAAAGGTCACAGTGGAAGGGTCAAGGCCATCACCTGGTTCCCTGACGACAGTAAGATAGTGTCCTGTGGTATGGATGGTGCAGTCTATGAGTGGGATCCTTACTCCGGAAAACGCACTGGAGACTGTGTGCTCAAGTCCTGCAGTTACTATGGTGTGGCTACCTCACCCGATGGAAAAAACACGTTTGCTGTTGGTTCTGACAAGACACTGAAAGAAATAACACTGGCAGAGGCAAAT ATCCTGAGGCAAGTTGAGACACAGGAAACAATACTGAGCAGCATTGCTATGTCTCACTCTGGTCGCATGTTGTTCTGCGGTACCACCAAGGGAACACTGTGGTCCATGAAGTTCCCGCTGAATGTTCCAGGAGAGTGGACGGAACACCAGGGACACGGTGCTGCCATCACCAAG ATGAAGATTTCTTATGATGACCAGTACCTGATCACAGTGGCTGAAGATGCCTCCATTATTCTGTGGAAGATTCAGGACAAAGATGGCCGAGGGTTGAAGAGAGACAAGGATTTTGGATGGGCTGAGGAAATTCTGATTACCAAGAGTGATCTGGAAGAGAAG AATACCATGATGGCCGATTTGAAAACGCGTGTGGAGGAGTTGAAGTCTGAGAATGAGTATCAGCTGAGACTGAAGGACATGAGCTACAATGACAAGATCAAAGAGCTCACTGAGAAATTCATCCAGGAAATGGAGGCTCTCAAGACAAAAAATCAG GTGCTGAAAACAGAAAAGGACAAAGAGGAGATGAAACATGAAGAAGAAATGCAAGAAATCATGGAAAAACATGCCAAAGAGACACAAGATATGG AGTCTGCCAATAACCAGAAGCTGATGCTGGAGTACGAGAAGTTCCAGGAGATGCAGAGTAAGATGATGAAGATGCAGGAGGAGTACGAGCGTCAGCTGATCGAGAAGGAGGAGAGTAAACAGAGGGACATGGAGCGGCAGACTGAGTACTACGAGACCAAGCTACAGGAGATGACCGCCAAACTAGAACAG GCTAATGATGAATCCCGTGAACAAAACAAAGAGTATGAGGAGACGAAGAAACAGATTGAGGAGGACTCGGATAGGGAAATCCTGGATATCAAAAATAATTACGAGATTCAGCTCCGCAGAGAACGGGAGGAGAACATCAAACTGAAGGGAGAAACTGGCATCATGAAGAAGAAG TTCATTAGCCAGCAGCGTGAAATTGATGACCACAAAGAGGAGATCAACAGATTCAAATCTGAGGTGTCTAAACTGAATGGTGAGAAGGAGAAGATGAAGAAAGATATTCAGGGACTCCGTAAGGAGATTGTGGAGAGAGATGACACCATCCAAGACAAA GAAAAGAGAATTTATGACTTAAAAAAGAAGAACCAGGAATTGGAAAAGTTCAAGTTTGTGCTGGATTATAAGATCAAGGAGTTGAAGAAACAGATTGAACCCAGGGAGAATGATATCAAACAAATGAAAGACCAGATTCAGGAG ATGGAAAGTGAATTGGAGAGATTCCACAAACAGAACACTCAGCTGGAACTGAGCATCAAAGAGCTGACTCAGAAACTGAAAGCAACAGACAAGGAGATGCACTTAGAAAGAGAAAAG GTGCATGATATCAAAGCCAAACTAAAGCAGTTCAAAACAGATCTCCATAACTGTGTGGGCTACATTCAGGATCCTAAGATGCTGAAGGAGACCATCAAAGCCTTGTATGCCAAGCATGTCAGAGATGACATT ACTGAGTCTGCCAGTGTTGATGCAGACATTCAGAAGGAGTACAGTCGCCAGCGAGAGCATTTAGAAAGATCTGTAGCCTCCCTTCGTAAGAAGTTGGCGAAAGATTCGGAAATCCATAGAGCTGACAATGTCCGCATTATGCAG GAAAATGTCTCATTAATTAAAGAAATCAATGATTTGAGGAGAGAACTAAAAATAGCAAGGACGCAGATCCATGATCTGGAGGCTGCTCTGGGAATGCACAGCAAGAAGAACAAGAATGACACCGCAGCAGTGGCTGCTTTCTCTTCAAAGGGACCCAGTGCTCTCATGCAGTCCGAAATGGAagaaaagaacaaaattatTGACATGCAGAAGTTAGAAATAAAGAGACTGAGAATGGAAATCACTGACATTGAAATGGGCTCTCGTCCCCCCTCCTCTCAAAGACTGCCACCTGTCCAGCCCGCCATTGAAAGTGTAGGCTGA
- the LOC105329448 gene encoding large ribosomal subunit protein mL64, which yields MAASLVQCRFSQSKIYVCKKHRFLQFSQRFASKYITDYRKIDDEEPIEDIRDVSRLPEKLKRKLKKNYWNSVPEADYVPPHNQKGIRRYQRRMYAMYGDKYEINPATLWPTKDEIARENHRDTFFDIPLEESFERIRLSNEEKAENFKKGEELIEKNMLKMKDWLKAYEERKRNAQLKEERSAEKKRLTEEKLYDHFGYQISVNTTKAKDYLRDLAEQEKKERKLQYKQDKQERERAQLKELLHKEAEAEKEKETK from the exons ATGGCAGCCTCCTTGGTGCAATGTCGTTTCTCGCAATCAAAAatttatgtttgtaaaaaaCACCGTTTCCTTCAATTTTCACAGCGTTTTGCAAGCAAATACATAACAGACTATAGGAAAATAGATGATGAAGAGCCAATTGAAGATATTCGGGACGTTAGTCGCTTACCTGAGAAATTGAAGAGGAAACTGAAGAAAAATTATTGGAACTCCGTCCCTGAAGCAGATTATGTCCCCCCTCATAATCAGAAGGGTATTAGACGATACCAGAGACGGATGTATGCAATGTATGgagataaatatgaaataaatcctGCTACATTATGGCCAACTAAGGACGAAATAGCTAGAGAAAACCATAGAGACACTTTCTTTGATATTCCTTTAGAAGAGAGCTTTGAAAGAATAAGGCTCTCTAACGAGGAGAAAGCCGAGAATTTTAAGAAAGG TGAGGAACTTATTGAGAAAAATATGCTGAAAATGAAGGATTGGTTAAAGGCATATGAAGAACGTAAAAGAAATGCTCAGTTGAAGGAAGAAAGATCAGCAGAAAAGAAAAGACTTACGGAAGAGAAACTTTATGACCACTTTGGTTATCAAATAAGTGTAAATACTACTAAAGCTAAGGATTATCTGAGAGATCTTGCAGAACAGGAAAAGAAGGAGAGAAAATTGCAATACAAACAAGATAAACAAGAGAGGGAGAGGGCACAGTTAAAAGAATTGCTACACAAAGAAGCAGAGGCAGAAAAGGAAAAGGAAACTAAATGA